The Sulfolobus islandicus Y.N.15.51 sequence TCTCTTTTATGCTAGACATCTTTCCCTAGCGTTTACATTAGAATACACTGCGTTAATTTGGAGTTTTGGCTTCATAGGAGAATTAGTAGGAGGTTATGTGGTTGACAAATTAATTAAGAGAAATCCTAATTTAGGCTTCAAAGTAGGGTTTGCGATTAGCTCTTTGTCTGTAACTATAGGTCCTGCAGCTGCTACTCTAGTTTCCTCACCCATAGAGGCAGTTGAAATATTAATGGTAACTTTCTTCTTCCTAAGATGGCCAAATATTCAGTGGGCTGCACCATCCTTTCTAGTTCAGCCTGAATTAGCTGGTCAGTTTGGCAGTCATATTGGTTTTTGGGAAACTTTATGGGGAATAGTAGTGCCAATAGTGTTTGGTGCTACTGTGGAAGCTACCAAAGAATATCTTTTAGGCATGGAAATTTTAATCGGGATAGGTCTTATATACTTCATCGGAACAGTATTAGTAACCACCTATAGGCAAATAAAGGTGAACTAAGACTGTGGAAGGTATTTTTTCTTAATAGAAATTTCATCAAAGAAAGTGTTAAGGATGAACTTCCTAATTCGTATGAAATAAAGGTTTTCCCTAAATACGTAGGAATATGTGGTACTGATAAGAATATCTATTTAGGTAAAAAGCCGGTTAAGGAACCGTTGGTCTTAGGACACGAAATATCAGGGATAACGGAAAAAGGGGAAAAAGTAGTTGTCTTTCCAAATTATTGGTGCGGTCATTGTAATAATTGTAGAAGGGGATTTCATAACAGCTGTAAGAATAAAATCTCAATTGGAGTTAATGTTGATGGCGGAATGGCAGAATATATTAACGTACCTAAAGATTTTGTGTTTATAATACCTGATGACTTAAATTTGGAATTAGGGGCTTTAATAGAACCCACGGCTGTTGCTGTCGCCGCAGTGAATAAGATAGACAAAGAGATAGGGAAAGTAGTAATACTAGGGGGCGGCAGTACTGGAACTCTAATATCGATAGTAGCTCAAATAAAAGAATTAGAAGCATTTATTATAGAGAAGGATAGAAGAAAAGAGGAAATCCTTAAAGAGAAAGGGTTTAAAGTAACTAGTGAATTTGAGTTTAATGATAGAATTGCAGTTATAGATACCATAAATAACCAAGAGAGTATATCAGTAGCTCAGACGATTCTTAAAAACTCAGTAGCTAGATCTGAGCTAATAATTACTGGGTTAGACGAGGAACAGATTAGCTTAAATAGAGATATTATAGTTAGAAATGAGGTAATAATTAAAGGTTCAATTATATATAATAGAGATGACTTTTTAAATTCTATAAAACTTGTTAGTGGAAATAGAGAAAAATTCAATAAAATAGTAGACAAGGTATGTTCAATAGATAGTATTAATGAATGTTTCAGAAAATGTGTAATAGAACAACCTAACATAAAAGTCCTCGTAAAAATGGATCCTATTTAGTGACACTCTCTTTAGTTTTCCCACTCATAAAAGAGAATATCATAGCAATTACTATTATTATCGAAGATATGAGAAAAGCAAAATGTAAGCCATTTACAAATGTTGCACTAACGTCTCCATTTAACGTGGTAGTCCCTATAAATATCTCAAAAGCAACATTCCTTGGTATACTTAAAGTTGCAACTACTATGCTTAAAACATAGCTTAGAATAGTACCTATGTTACCTAACGTTCTAGATAGCCCAGAAACTGAACCATAATATTCTTTAGGTGCAT is a genomic window containing:
- a CDS encoding zinc-dependent alcohol dehydrogenase, producing the protein MWKVFFLNRNFIKESVKDELPNSYEIKVFPKYVGICGTDKNIYLGKKPVKEPLVLGHEISGITEKGEKVVVFPNYWCGHCNNCRRGFHNSCKNKISIGVNVDGGMAEYINVPKDFVFIIPDDLNLELGALIEPTAVAVAAVNKIDKEIGKVVILGGGSTGTLISIVAQIKELEAFIIEKDRRKEEILKEKGFKVTSEFEFNDRIAVIDTINNQESISVAQTILKNSVARSELIITGLDEEQISLNRDIIVRNEVIIKGSIIYNRDDFLNSIKLVSGNREKFNKIVDKVCSIDSINECFRKCVIEQPNIKVLVKMDPI